From one Trachemys scripta elegans isolate TJP31775 chromosome 14, CAS_Tse_1.0, whole genome shotgun sequence genomic stretch:
- the C14H17orf75 gene encoding protein Njmu-R1 isoform X1 produces MLPSLQESVDGDERELESSEEGGGPAEERRPERFSNSYYCLYGYQGYSSSEQAADSDDGSPSSATPETPSAEDFSLSLVDTNLPAEAETELRNFIAKRFIKGALFEGMGNVASVELSIPEFRVGCYYCLLQQEKLLETATVESNISPPEYVTCFLGGSEKGLELFRLELDMYVQGLKTNLDSEKSNLETYIKPYLRSWFEDSVCPIQRVVQLFQEKLAFLLHAALSYTPVEVKNSDERTKKDIHRFLSAASLQGLIQEGTMTSLCIAMTEEQHKSVVIDCGGPQPQFHNAGSNKFCDDWMQAFLNGAEGGNPFLFRQIVENFKLKAIQDTNNLKRFIRQAEMNHYALFKCFVFLKNCGSGDVLLKIVKVEQAEMPEAKNVITVLEEFMRETAVA; encoded by the exons ATGCTGCCGTCTCTGCAGGAGTCTGTGGATGGGGACGAGagggagctggagagcagcgAGGAAGGGGGCGGCCCGGCCGAGGAGCGGAGGCCGGAGCGGTTCAGTAATAGCTACTACTGTCTGTACGGCTACCAGGGCTACAG TTCATCAGAGCAGGCTGCTGACAGTGATGATGGAAGTCCGAGCAGTGCAACACCAGAAACTCCCTCTGCTGAAGACTTTAG cctctccTTGGTGGATACTAACTTACCAGCTGAAGCAGAGACAGAATTACGCAATTTTATTGCTAAGCGTTTTATTAAAGGAGCACTTTTTGAGGGGATGGGTAATGTTGCATCTGTGGAGTTGAG CATACCAGAATTTCGAGTTGGTTGTTATTACTGTCTTCTCCAACAAGAAAAACTTCTAGAAACAGCAACAGTGGAATCAAACATCAGCCCTCCAGAGTATGTAACTTGTTTCTTAGGAGGCTCAGAGAAAGGGCTCGAGCT TTTCAGACTTGAGTTGGACATGTATGTTCAAGGCCTGAAGACTAACCTTGATTCAGAG AAAAGTAACCTGGAGACTTATATTAAACCCTATCTAAGAAGTTGGTTTGAGGACTCTGTATGCCCTATCCAGAGGGTAGTGCAGCTCTTCCAGGAGAAACTCGCCTTTTTATTACATGCT gcTTTGAGTTACACTCCTGTTGAAGTTAAAAATTCAGATGAAAGAACAAAGAAAGATATTCACAG GTTTCTGAGTGCTGCCAGTCTCCAAGGTCTCATTCAGGAAGGTACAATGACCTCCTTGTGTATAGCCATGACTGAGGAACAGCACAAATCGGTGGTAATAGACTGCGGTGGACCACAGCCTCAGTTCCATAATGCAG GAAGCAACAAATTCTGTGACGACTGGATGCAGGCTTTTCTAAATGGTGCTGAAGGTGGAAATCCATTTCTCTTCCGGCAAatagtggagaactttaaattGAAG GCCATACAAGACACTAACAACCTGAAGAGGTTTATTCGTCAGGCAGAAATGAACCATTATGCCTTGTTCAAGTGTTTCGTGTTTCTAAAGAACTGTGGCAGTGGAGATGTCCTTCTGAAGATTGTTAAAGTGGAGCAAGCAGAAATGCCAGAAGCCAAAAATGTAATAACTGTCCTTGAGGAATTCATGAGAGAAACAGCAGTAGCctaa
- the C14H17orf75 gene encoding protein Njmu-R1 isoform X2: MLPSLQESVDGDERELESSEEGGGPAEERRPERFSNSYYCLYGYQGYSSSEQAADSDDGSPSSATPETPSAEDFSIPEFRVGCYYCLLQQEKLLETATVESNISPPEYVTCFLGGSEKGLELFRLELDMYVQGLKTNLDSEKSNLETYIKPYLRSWFEDSVCPIQRVVQLFQEKLAFLLHAALSYTPVEVKNSDERTKKDIHRFLSAASLQGLIQEGTMTSLCIAMTEEQHKSVVIDCGGPQPQFHNAGSNKFCDDWMQAFLNGAEGGNPFLFRQIVENFKLKAIQDTNNLKRFIRQAEMNHYALFKCFVFLKNCGSGDVLLKIVKVEQAEMPEAKNVITVLEEFMRETAVA, encoded by the exons ATGCTGCCGTCTCTGCAGGAGTCTGTGGATGGGGACGAGagggagctggagagcagcgAGGAAGGGGGCGGCCCGGCCGAGGAGCGGAGGCCGGAGCGGTTCAGTAATAGCTACTACTGTCTGTACGGCTACCAGGGCTACAG TTCATCAGAGCAGGCTGCTGACAGTGATGATGGAAGTCCGAGCAGTGCAACACCAGAAACTCCCTCTGCTGAAGACTTTAG CATACCAGAATTTCGAGTTGGTTGTTATTACTGTCTTCTCCAACAAGAAAAACTTCTAGAAACAGCAACAGTGGAATCAAACATCAGCCCTCCAGAGTATGTAACTTGTTTCTTAGGAGGCTCAGAGAAAGGGCTCGAGCT TTTCAGACTTGAGTTGGACATGTATGTTCAAGGCCTGAAGACTAACCTTGATTCAGAG AAAAGTAACCTGGAGACTTATATTAAACCCTATCTAAGAAGTTGGTTTGAGGACTCTGTATGCCCTATCCAGAGGGTAGTGCAGCTCTTCCAGGAGAAACTCGCCTTTTTATTACATGCT gcTTTGAGTTACACTCCTGTTGAAGTTAAAAATTCAGATGAAAGAACAAAGAAAGATATTCACAG GTTTCTGAGTGCTGCCAGTCTCCAAGGTCTCATTCAGGAAGGTACAATGACCTCCTTGTGTATAGCCATGACTGAGGAACAGCACAAATCGGTGGTAATAGACTGCGGTGGACCACAGCCTCAGTTCCATAATGCAG GAAGCAACAAATTCTGTGACGACTGGATGCAGGCTTTTCTAAATGGTGCTGAAGGTGGAAATCCATTTCTCTTCCGGCAAatagtggagaactttaaattGAAG GCCATACAAGACACTAACAACCTGAAGAGGTTTATTCGTCAGGCAGAAATGAACCATTATGCCTTGTTCAAGTGTTTCGTGTTTCTAAAGAACTGTGGCAGTGGAGATGTCCTTCTGAAGATTGTTAAAGTGGAGCAAGCAGAAATGCCAGAAGCCAAAAATGTAATAACTGTCCTTGAGGAATTCATGAGAGAAACAGCAGTAGCctaa